DNA from Terriglobia bacterium:
CTCAACCGAAGAGTGGCCCGAGTCTGACGAGATCGTTACTATTGTGTCCCTTAGCGTTGAACAACACAATATCGAAATCCTGCAGAACCGCGAGTTGTGGGAGAAGAAGCCTCTACTGCGCAAGGTATATGCGCAGTTCTATCGCGAGATCGCCCGCAGGTTGAACCCGGTTCTTCCCGGTCTGATTGTGGAACTCGGATCGGGTATGGGTAATATCAAGCAACACATACCGCAATCCATTGCGACTGACATTTTCCCGAATCCGTGGTTAGACCGCGTTGAGAATGCCTACCATCTTAGTTTCGGCCAGGGAGAAGTGGGTCATCTGATTTTGTTCGATGTATGGCATCACTTAAGGTACCCCGGGACGGCACTTCAAGAGTTTGCCAGGGTTCTTGCTCCGGGCGGCCGGATCATCGTTTTTGATCCGGCGATGGGACTTATCGGTAGGTTTGTCTTCGGTCATTTTCACCATGAGCCATTGGGTCTGGAAGAGGAAATTGAATGGAACGCACCGGACTCTTTTACAGGACTTGAGGCCGCATATTATGCAGCTCAGGGAAATGCGAGCCGCGTGTTCGGATCTGAGGTATTCAAAGACTTACATCGGACGTGGCGCATTGTCGAGGTCAAGTATTTTTCAGGGCTCGCATACGTCGCAAGCGGCGGGTTCCGCGGGCCGCAGTTATATCCGGGCGCATTGTGGCCTCTCTTCAATCGGATGGACTTGGTATTATCCCGGTTCCCCAAACTTGCATCACGAATGTTAGTCGTATTAGAGCGGAAGGCTCCTTAACGGCAACGCCGTATCAAGCAGCATTCTGCGTCTCTTATGAGAACCTGTAATAGAATTCACCATTTCAATGGATTGCGTTACCCTTTGGCGGACTGCGGTGTGCTGGAAAACTCAGGTCAGGCGGGATTAACCCGACTTGCGACAAAAGTAAAAACAAGGGTCATTCATTGTGCACGGCCGCACAATTAACCGATGAAAAAGAGCTTTGCTGCAGCCTTCCTGCACATACGCAGGAGTAGGCTGCCATCGGCAAACCTGTTGATATTCGTGGAACCGTAAACTCGCTGCCGATATCGAACAGGGATATCGATGATCTTCAGATTGAGCTTTGCGGCGCCGAACAGGAGGTCAAAATCGCCGAATGGGTCGAAGTCGCCAAAGTATGTTCGTCCCGCAGCGATCTCGAGGTATGTTTTTCGCCATAGAACCTTGGTTCCACAAAGGCTGTCCTTAACCGGTTGGCCCATCAGCTTGCTCAAAAGGAGCGCAAAGAATTTATTCCCCCAGAGATTCAGGAAGCGCATCGCCCG
Protein-coding regions in this window:
- a CDS encoding methyltransferase domain-containing protein; the protein is MSLSVEQHNIEILQNRELWEKKPLLRKVYAQFYREIARRLNPVLPGLIVELGSGMGNIKQHIPQSIATDIFPNPWLDRVENAYHLSFGQGEVGHLILFDVWHHLRYPGTALQEFARVLAPGGRIIVFDPAMGLIGRFVFGHFHHEPLGLEEEIEWNAPDSFTGLEAAYYAAQGNASRVFGSEVFKDLHRTWRIVEVKYFSGLAYVASGGFRGPQLYPGALWPLFNRMDLVLSRFPKLASRMLVVLERKAP